ctaaaataaataaattgaggtagtctaattttttttttttgagcttataagtagctttagataagttaagttaaATGAACCTAAttattttttgagtttattttaagcacaaaatgactttaagctggtcaaccaaacattcaaaaaaattgaaaatagcttataagcaacttataagccaatccaaacgggctcataattaGTTGAATAAATTATAATATTCTTTAATTCATTTACTTTTAAGATCTACTACATATTAAAGCAATGGCGTGAATAAATGGACGACGGCACAGTACGATATGAAAGGAGGAGGGTCCAAGAAGGAAGTGATTTGTTTGTCTTGAAAACTGGAAAATCTCATTAAATGACTCTTGTTTTACCATTATTTTGTTACTCCTTTTTACCCGATGAATGCAAGTGCATGGAACTTTCTCATCCTTTTTTCATTTTTACCTGCCTCTTGAGCATTAACAGTAAACCTATTTGATCACGATATTTACAAAAATGTTAAGTTATTAATGGTAGTGAGAAAACATATACAGTAGTAAGATAGCAAACTAAACAAAGAACCTTTTGAAAAGAAATGCGAATTCGCTTCGGAAAATCTCCAATTTGGGGTAAAGTATTCCCTAATAAAGATAATTCCCTACTTAGGACCTAGATCCATCACAGTCTTTGTTGGTTAAATCTTAATAGAtataaggggttgtttggttcgcAAACTTAGTTGTCCCGATATTAAAGTCTTGAGATAAATTTATACTTTTAATCAAGCATGCTATAAATTTAATTGAAAACTTAATCCTGAAATATCCACATAACAAAAACAAACCCATACAATATATTAGTAGGAGGAACAAAAATCTTTTGAAAAGAAATGGGCTGCCCAAAAATTTGGCAGCACAGTATTTAATTGAAGGTTACTTTAATAGAGTAGTAGTTGGGGGCAGAGTGTCAGCAAAGTCAGTTTTGTGTGAAGCTGAACTCTGAATTACGTGTTGTACTGTGCGCTGCGTACGGCCAAAAAGGGAGGAGTGGACTGGATTTTGAGTACTTTTGAGTCGTACTCAAATTGGGCTTTGAAACAGATCCAATAGCGTGTTGTAGGCCTCTTTTGTCTATATTCCCGTCAAAAATGTGGAACCAATACGTAACGCCTTTGACTCTTTCGTTTATGAAGAAGAAAAAGCGGGATTCTCGATCTTGAATTTGGTTTCCTTTACTTTCTGTTAAATCTATCTTTTGAAATACTGATCTGTTGACAGAAGATAAAGAAATCTGAAGGAAAGATCAAAAcaatgatgaaaaaaaaaaaacaatctgtCTACAACTGATTGAAAATATTTTTAGGGAAATTTTTTAATGAAATTGTGCAAAATAAACAATTATTTAGATAATAATAGCTTCACATATCTGAATGTGAATGCACATATCAATATTTGTCTGAATACTAAACAATTGAAACTGTTATTTtttcaatatatgtatatataaaatttgtctttatttaagaattaataaatataaaatttaaataatattGAATTAGCTTTACAATAACAATAAAATATCTTTAAGAATATGGCACACGGTGGTGTGATCAATGGCTAGCGATGATGGTTGTGAATGTAGATGGGAGATGGTGTTGGGTGATAAGGTGGTGGTCGTGAGTAATAGCTCGTGGTAACGGTGGGCTGCCAATAATGATTAACAATGGTTGTTGATCGTGGTAATTGGTGTTAGCAACTTACAATTGTCGTGGACGATAGTGATAGATAGCTAATGGTGATGATGAATGATGAAGATGGTTGACGACATATATATTGATGACTGATGGAAGATGGTGGTGGTTGTTTTTTATGATGGTGGTGTTTTTGGCCAGATCTGATCATTTTCGGCGTGTTTGTGGTGACGGCGTTGTGGCGACGGCGTTGTGGCGGCGTGGTTGGTGGCCGGAGCTCCGGCGGCTGAGCAGAAAAAGCAATTaaggaaaaaaattataaaaataaagtattctactttaaatatatatatagctattaattgtatttaacatattactcTTAGCTATAAAATACAATTAATTTAAACTATAACtattaaatataaatatgtactaGTAATTAGTTATGCCATGTAACTATCCCTTAAAAGTACTATCTTCATTATAGGCGAACAAATTAGACCAAAAAAGGGAGAAATGATTGTCAGTACGAGAGAAACCCTTTGGTAAAATGCCGTAAGGCGTGGATAATTCGTTTTCTTTTGTTGTTTCCACTATGGTTTTTCGCAGTACCGTTTTTTGCCTTCTTTCATTCGTTGCCTTTTTTCCCTCACAAAGCGTCAACAAGAGAAAATATGAAAAAACATGACTTTGCCATCAAAGAAAAAAATTACCGTGAAACCTTAAAATGCTGCTAGTTTAGACGTGAAAGAACATCTTTCTCACTCAACCACATTATGGATTTTATTAGGTCCTACTTGACAAAAATTTTCAACAAAACATAGTTTTCTTAAGCAAATGCAAGTGAataagcaaaacacttatttgcTTACGCAAATGCAAGTGAATAAccaaaaaacttattttcttaagCAAATGCAAGTGAATTCATATATTTACACACACGAGTTGCAGATAATCTTCAAAATGTTATAATATATATAACTCAAATGTTACCATCCACCCCGCTAGAAGTAAATACTACAAGATTTCTCTTCAATCGAAAGATACTTCCTCATCAAAACGACATCCCCTAACACTGAACGTAAACTAATTTTATCGCCGGATTAGACCTAATATAGGCTAAAACCAAAAAATTGACTGATGATAATAGCAAGTCCTAAGCCAATTGCTATTAGGGAAGAAGCCCAGGTTAGCTTCTCTGTTATTCTAGGAACCCGATCCTTCAATGCTTGACTACACGAGCCTATAAAGACAGTATAGCTTCCCATTGCTATAACTGTACCAACCAAGAACATGCCCAAAAAGGCAGCACCAGCAACACGAGAAGGCAAAGCAAGTGCGGGTAAAATCATCATCAGTGCATCTGGTTGAAGCCCGTGGACAATTCCCGTGGCAAAAGTTGCTAACCCTATCTTTTTCTTCTTCCCAATAACGGGGGTGTCAATGCCTTCAACACCATTTTCAAGGGCCACACATGGTGTAGGAACTTCAGATGCTTCTTTAATTCCCATTGCTCCAATGACCAGGAGAGTGAAGCCGACTACTCTGGTCCCCCATGTACGAATAACTTCAATGTGGAGACGGTCCTTTAAGAGAAGAAATAATAGGCCGAAGATTAATTGTCCAGCATCATGGCCACAGCCCCAGAGGGCTCCTACTGCTGCACTTTCCATACGTGTACGGCCTATAGAGAGAGGAGCCAAAGCAGCGAGATGGTCAGGACCTGATAGGGTGTGAAGGCAACCAGCCAAAAAACCAGCCCATGCGCTTGTTAGTAGTTCATTACGTACTAGTGGAGCCCCAGTCTTAGCTGCAGTTGGAAAACTAGCAAAAGCGGGTGAAACAATGACTGGATGGAGGAGCATAACAAGAATGGCTGAGAGTAGGACTATTGTACTTGCAGAAACTACCTGAAAAGGAATCAAAGGAATCATAAGCCGTGTAGAGGAAGATAACATAAGTGTCTTCTTTTTTATAGATGTAAATGTAATGCACAATATAATGCAGTAGAAGCAAATGTAATGCATGGACCATAAACGGCTTTAATCTACTCAGTTTCCTAGTGCAGTGCTACAGGCAAAATGAGCATAATGATGAAGTTCAATGTAACAATGAAAACCGTAGAATGAAGTTAGCCAGGTGAATCTCTATCTATCTGCAGGTTTAACATCTCAGTGGGTAAAACAGCTATTTAATAAGACGCTATTTATTACGGAATCATCTTTCCGTAAATGTTGCAGTTTTATAGACTTCGTAGTTTCCAACTTCCATCTCTACTTGAAACTCAGGCATGAGAAAAGAGATAAACAATAGCCTGAGGACATAAGCATTATTTCTATACAAAACATCTTAAGGTTGTTGAGTATGAAACATTTCCAAGTAACTACCGCTAATTTAAAATATTCACAATAGAAGGTCCACATTAATGAAAACAAAAACAGCTAATCATTCAATATTGGACATTTGTAGGCTACCAAAAAAGGTGAGGTTATTTGTTGGCACAATCAGCTTAATCCCGAACTCTTGACTATAGCTAAATGGGTTAAGTTGGTATTTCCTGAACTTTTTTGTGATTTCAAAGCAATATTAGAGAAAAATCTTCACACCAATTGTTCTTCTTTAATCTGGTGCCTTGAAATGCAGTTTGTACTCACCCTTCCTTtgagtaagagcccgtttggattggcttacaagttgctgaaaacagcttattttttgagtgtttggctggccagcttaaagccattttagGCTTCCTTtgagtaagagcccgtttggattggcttataagttgctgaaaacagcttattttttgagtgtttggctggccagcttaaagccattttgtgcttaaaataagcccaaaaaaataattgggcccgtttagcttagcttatctaaatctgcttataagctgtttttagcttataagctgctttttttaagcccatccaaacaggctctaagttaaTCATCAACATAAAGAGTTACCTCATGCTGCATGAAGATGAAGAGAATGATTTAGTAAGGTTGTCTTTCATTTGAAGAAtttaatctctctctctctctctctctatatatatatatatatgtatatatatatgtatatatataaagccGGGACATAGGTCCGGTGACGTGGCAGCCTAAAAAACCAGcattcacatttatctttattctcagttttttgcctttattgtcctaattatttaattagtaaaaaaatattattccaaATTTCCTTTCTGAATAGTTGTGTCCAAAGCAAACGTTGCCTCCCAATTTATGCTTCTCTCTCTCCTTAGTTATTAGTGAACTAATCCCCAACTATTCCTACACCACAAACCCGCGTCCCTTTCATCCATTCAAATTACTCCTAATATTGTAGAGTTCCATCGCCTGTACACTGCCATCTTCATTGTCATTTACTGACAATCAATATAGAATTCGTTGCTTTTTATTCAACCTAATTATTATTATAGTTAaattcatattcatcatttttttAATGTCGATTTCTTCTAATATTGTACAGTTCCTTTACTTAACCTAATTATTAATTATGTTTTGATTTTTAACAGTACTCTGAATTTAAATTAGTGTCACTATGTTGTTGTTTCAGACATTGCTTTTGGAGAAGCAGTAGGTTTTTGGAGGTGCTTAGAATTTCCAACAATAACGGTAACAAATTTGATGAATTATATTCATAGTTTAATCATCTCCTTTGCGGTCATTGACACAGTTGTTTACATAATTTTTGCTTTCTATACATGTATTCTTATGTTTTGATTTTTAATAGTACTTTGACTTTCATTTTTGGGTATGATTCAACTTTTTTTGATAGTTTAATCATCTCCTTTGCGGTCATTGACACTATTGTTTACATAATTTTTGTTTTCTCTACATGTATTCTTATGTTTCAATTTTTAACAGTACTTTGACTTTCATTTTGGGTATGATTCt
The sequence above is a segment of the Lycium barbarum isolate Lr01 chromosome 6, ASM1917538v2, whole genome shotgun sequence genome. Coding sequences within it:
- the LOC132599334 gene encoding chloroplast protein FOR GROWTH AND FERTILITY 1-like encodes the protein MERLIYTNSLPSKLHLKPFPRLPQLQFSSPRFPSLPRVESRRPNSVSCKCLDPFSSSGSTHSSRFGDGHLGNSSTSKDLPDVSGSKPHLLKWVAQTLSHQRKVVSASTIVLLSAILVMLLHPVIVSPAFASFPTAAKTGAPLVRNELLTSAWAGFLAGCLHTLSGPDHLAALAPLSIGRTRMESAAVGALWGCGHDAGQLIFGLLFLLLKDRLHIEVIRTWGTRVVGFTLLVIGAMGIKEASEVPTPCVALENGVEGIDTPVIGKKKKIGLATFATGIVHGLQPDALMMILPALALPSRVAGAAFLGMFLVGTVIAMGSYTVFIGSCSQALKDRVPRITEKLTWASSLIAIGLGLAIIISQFFGFSLY